The DNA region CGACTTCGCCACCGGCCTGGCCGCCGTACGCCGGCTGGCCCCCCTGGTCGGCGACGACCGGACGATGGCCCAGTTCGCCCTGCGCTGGGTGCTCGACCAGCCGGGGGTCACCGTGGTCATCCCGGGGGCCCGGGACGGGGCACAGGCCCGCGCCAATGTCGCCGCAGCCGGTCAGCCGCCACTGTCGACATCGGAACTGGCCGAGGTGACCTCGGTCTACGACGAGCTGATCCGACCGCAGGTGCATCACCGATGGTGAACGAACCGGCCGGCGGGGTCACCGACCGGCCCGAGGACAAACAGGTCGTGATGAGCGGCTGGTTCCGGCTGACCCTCGGCCTGCTGGGGGTGGTCCTTGGCGCGGCCTGCACGGTGCAGGGGCTGGGCTATGTCGAGGGCAGTGTGATGGCCGGCCAGCGGATCTGGGCCGTGATCGGCCCGGTGCTGATGGTGGCCGGCCTGGTCCTGCTCTGGCTGGGGGTACGGGCCCGCAACCGCCGCTGACCCCGTACCGGACCTCAGGGTCCGGTACCGGATGCGGCCGGCACGGTCGGAGGTGGATTCGCCCCGGGCCAAGCACGAAAGGGCCCCGCGCACGGGAAAGCCCCGCGTCCGGTAGGAACGCGGGGCTTCACACCGATGTCTGGGGCGGCCTCGCCACTGGCCGGCAGCCGCCGACCGGTGTTGTCAGAGGGGGCGGACCTGCTCGGCCTGCGGACCCTTCTGGCCCTGGGCGATCTCGAACTCCACCCGCTGGTTCTCCTCCAGCGAGCGGTAGCCGCTGGTCTGGATGGCCGAGAAGTGGACGAACACGTCAGCACCCCCGCCATCGACGGTGATGAAGCCGAAGCCCTTGTCTGCGTTGAACCACTTCACGGTTCCCTGCGCCATCTGTATCTCCTTCTAAAACTGGCGGCCAAGCACGCCGGTGCGGCCGGTTGGCCGTTTTCGAGCAGCGGCGCCTGAGGCGGCCCCCGGTGAAGGAGACTTCTCTCAACCCACGCCATCTCTCAACAGCGTGGAATAGCAAACCACGTACGCAAAAACTCTGCACAGCCTACCGGACGAAATTCTCCGACATGTGACCTGACGGATAGGTCAGGCCCACTAGGTGGTGGCCGCGCATGAGTCGAAGGGCCCCTTACCGGGCGGGTCTAATCGGGCCAACTGCCGGTCAACCGGCGTACCCCGACCGCTCCACCCCGGTCCACAGCGGCCCGTACCACCGAGAAGATGGCACCCTGCAAGGCGGCGGCGGCCAGGATCTCGGCCCACCGGCGGTCCTCGTCGGTGGGGTTGGGCGCCTCACCGTCCCCGGCGGTCATCTTCCACACCTGACGGAAGATGACGCCGGCGAGGGCACCGGCGGCCAGCCCCATCAGCACGCCGACCGGTCGGTAGGCCGCCTTGCCGATTGTGTTGCTCATCCACGCCTCCCCTGGATGATGGCCAGAATCACTGCGGCGACGACCGCCCCGGCGGCCAGCGCCAGGAAGGGCGCCGGACCACTGCGGGCGCTGCCTGTGGTGGCGTCGCGCCGCATCCCGGTCTGCGCGCGCATCCGCGCCACCGTCACCGCGGCCTGGTCCCGTACCCGTTCCCGGGTCTGGTCCGCAGAGGACTTCAGCCGCTTCTTGATGTCCGCCTTGGCGGCCAGCGCCTCCATCGTCTCGCCCAGCTCGACCCGGGTGCGCTGGATCTCCTCCCGCAGCGCCTCGGTGTCACCGCTGCCGTTGCGTGTCATGCCCGCCCCCTGTCCCGGACGGCGGCGCTGACCACGTCGACGTCGGCGCGCAGGCTGCGCACGGTGGCCTGCGGCACCGGCGGCACCGCCCGACGAAGCTCCCGTCGTCCGATCAGGGCGAGCACCCCGGCGATCGGGAACATGACCACCCCCACGATCAGGGCGGCGGCCCACGCCGGCAGCACCAGGGCCAGCAGCAGGATCGCGGTGGTGATCAGCGCGGTGAGACCGAAGAACGCGAAGACCCCGCCCCCGGCCAGCAGACCGACCCCGATGCCGGCCCGCTTGCCCTTCTCCGTCACCTCGGCGCGGGCCAGCGTCAGTTCGTCGCGTACCAGGCGGGAGACCTGCTCGGCCGCCCGCTGGACCAACTCGGCGGTGGACGGTTCGCCCCCACTGTGGGGCGTCCGCCCATTGTGGGATGTCCTCCCGTTGTGGGATGCCCGGATGTTCGCCACGTCGGCCATGCTGTCCCCCTCTCGTTCATCTTCGCGCTGTATGCCCGAACTCGGCGCCGGTCAATCCTGCCTGCGGATGGTCGACTTTCCGCCCGGCGGCAGGCACCGAGAGATGGGACAGAAGCGTCCCGCAGCAGGTCCCCGGAAAACCCGGCGACAAACCCGGCCTCCGGTGGTTTCCCTCCGGATCAGGGCGGTTTCTCTGCCCCGAGCAGCCGGGGACCCAGCGGCGCGGCCCGGCCGGGCGGGGGGTCAGTGGCGGGCCTGTGCGGGCTCCTCCGGGCCGACGAAGGCCTCGCTGCGGGCCTCGCCGTCGTCACTGCCGCCGAACAGGCGCGCGTCGTCCGGCACCTCGGCGTGCCGGCGGGGCGCCCGTGCGGGTCGTACCCACTGCCAGGGCAGGGTGCCGGCACCGTCGCCGACCTCGGCGCGCAGCCGGGGCATCGCGGTGGGCCGGTGGTCGCGTACCCACGCCACCAGGTGTTCCCGGACCAGACAGCGCAGGTCCCACAGGGCCCCGGCGCTGCCGGCGCTCACCAACGCCCGAATCTTGATCATGCCGCCGGTGGCGTCCGTCACCTGGAGTACGCAGACCCGGCCGTCCCACAGCTCGGTGCCCTCCACCAGGCGACGCAACTCCTCCCGCATGGCCTGCACCGGGACCGACCAGTCGACCTCGAACTCGGCCGTGCCCAGCACGGCGGCCTCGGTCCGGGTCCAGTTCTGGAAGGGGGTGCTGATGAAGTAGGAGGTGGGCAGGATCAGCCGCCGGTCGTCCCAGATCTGCACGACCACGTAGGTGAGGGTCAGCTCCTCGATGCGACCCCACTCCCCCTCGACCACCACCACATCGTCCAGCCGGACTGCGTCGCTGAAGGCCAGTTGCAGCCCGGCGAAGAGGTTGCCGAGCAGACTCTGGGCGGCCAGGGCGGCGACGATACCGACCACACCGGCGCTGGTCAGGACCCCGGCGCCGATGCCGCGTACGGCCGGGAAGGTCATCAGCATCACGCCGACCGTGAGGATCACGATCACCACGATGGTGACCCGGCGGAGCATGACCACCTGGGTACGCACCCGGCGGGCCTGGCGGTTGTCCGGCACGTCTACCCGGAACCGGGCCAGGGCGGTGTCCTCGACCACCACCAGCAGGGAGGTGACCAGCCAGGCGGTGGCGGCGATGACCGCGAGCACCAGCAGATGCAGCAGCACCTGACGCCAGGCGGTGCCGACGGCATACCCGGTGCTGAACCGGATGGCGAACTGCACCGCCAACACGGTCGCGGCCACCTGGGCGGCCCGGTGGGCGTGCTCGGCCAACTCGGTCAGCAGCACCGAACGGCGGCCCCACCGTTTGATCAGCCGATGCACCACCTCTACGACGACGACGGCGGTCGCCGCCGCAGCGAGCGCGGCGACGACCGTAACCAGGTAGCTGTGCACGTGTTGCTCCTCCTCCGAGCCGACGGCAAGATCCGCACAAAGGGGCTATCGTGCCTCGGATCGCCGCCGCCGGCCACCGCTGGGAGGCGGTGGCCGGCCGGAGGATCAGACCTTGCGGTAGCGGGACTGGAGGAAGCAGTAGACGCCGAAGGCGGCGATGCCCAGGCCGATCAGGAGCAGCAGAATGGTGCCGAAGGGCTGGTCACGCAGGGTACGCAGAGCGGCGTCGAGCCCTCGGGCCTTCTCCGGGTCGTAGTTGACCGCGGCCAGCACGACCAGCAGACCGGTGACCGCGAAGGCGCTGCCTCGGGAGATGTAGCCGGCCATGCCCAGACGGCGGGCGAGCTGGGTGGTCCGGGCGTTCATCTCGCCGGTCTTCAGCCGCTTCATGAACTTCTTCTTGGCCCCGTAGATGACCATGCCCACCCCGATCCCGGCGAGCACCAGGCCGGCCAGGCCGACCAGCCAGCGGCCACCGGTGGACTCCATCATCCGGGCGGTGAGCTCCTCCTGCTGGGAGGCGCTGTCGGAGTTGGCGTTGGAGAAGACCTTCCAGGCCGTCCAGGCCAGCCAGAGGTAGATGACCGTCCGGGCGGCGGAGACGACCCGCTCCTTGGTCCGGTCATTGCCCTGGGCGGCGTGGTGCCCGACAGCCGCCTCCAGGGCCTGCCAGATCGCCATGGCCAGCATCCCGACGGCGATCGCGACTACAAGGAACTTGCCCATGGGTTGCGCCGCGAGGGTACGCAGCGCGCCGGACTGGTCGCCGTCGTCGGCAGACTTGCCGAACGCGAGCTGGAGGACCAGCCAGCCGAACAACAGGTGGACGATCCCGTAGCCGATGAAACCGGCCCGGGCGAGGAGTTCCAGCCACCGGCTGTCGGCCGTACGGGCGGCGGTGGCTTCGGCGTTCCGGGTGAGAGACATGGGCTCTCAATCACCGGACGCGAAGATTTCCAAACGTGGCGCCGCCGCCCGTGGTGACCGTCAGCTCGGGTTGCGGGAGATTCGCACCGCGACCTGGGAATCGGTGACGCTGTCCAGGGTGACCGCGAGACCACCGACCTCGGTGGCCTGCTGGCCGACGGTGAGGGTCAACTGTTCACCGGCGATGTCGAGGGTGACCTGGTCGTTCTGGACGCCGACCAGCTTGGCCTCGACACCGAGAATGTTGGCGTTGGCCTCGACCCCACGGTCGAAGGTCACCGTGCAGGCGTCCAGCCCACAGTCGGTGCTGGCCCCTTCGGAGCTGCAACCGGCCAGCAGGGCGGCGCCCAGGGCCAGCCCGGCCAGCAGACCGGCGAGCCTACGGGGGGAGGTGGGGGGAGTCTTACCGGCGGAGGGTCGGTTCATCACGCCGCCAAGGGTACGCAAGACCCGCGAATCCCCATCGGTACGCGACCTGATCACCAGCCGGGGGTGCCGGCGACCCCGCTGAGCACCTCGGCCGCGGCCCGCCCGCAGGCCCGGGTGGCGCCGTGGGTGGCGATGTGCACCGGCCCGGTGACCAGGGCGGGGACCCCCAGTTCCACCACCACCGCGTCGGGTCGGGTGGCCAGGGCCCGGTCGACCGCGGCCCGCATCCAGGAGTGCCGGTGCAGGTCCCGCACGACCAGGACCAGGGGGCGGCCGGCGGCCCCGGCGCTGGGATCGGCCGGGGTGGCCTCCTCGGTGTAGCGGACTCCGGTGGTGCCCGGCAGCAACTCGGCCAGGGGGGTGGCCACCCCCCAGGGGGTGTCCGTACCGATGGCCAGGTGGTGGGGTGGGGCGAACTCCACCACATGCGCGGCGCCGTCCAGGGGCAGGGTCCGCTGCCCGTCGGTGTGGGTGACCCGGACCGCCCGGCGGGCGGCGGCCAGCCCGACCCGCGAACCGGCCCCCTCGGCCCAGCCGTCGCCCGACCCGGTCCGGCCCTCGACCGACCCGTTCCGGCCGTCGACCGTCGCGGTTCGGGCGGCCACCGTCCAGGCGGCCAGTTGGCCGACCCGCTTGGCCGCCTCGGCCAGTCGTTCCTCCGGCAGTTCCCCGGAGACGACCGCGCCGACGATGGCCTCCCGCAGCTGGTCGACGACCTGCTCGTCGGCGTGTTCGCCGCCGACACAGATCGCGTCCGCTCCGGCGGCCAGGGCCCGGACCACCGCCCCGGGCAGGCCGTACCGGCCGGACACCGCCCGCATCTCCATCCCGTCGGTCACCACCACCCCCTGGAAGCCCAACTCCTCCCGGAGCAGGCCACCGAGGATCCGACTGCTCAGGGTGGCCGGGAGCTGCGGGTCCAGCGCCGGCACCAGCAGGTGACCGGTCATCACCGCCTGCACCCCGGCGGCGACCGCGGCCCGGAAGGGGGCCAGCTCGACGGCCGCCAGGCGGGCCCGGTCGGCGGTGATCCGGGGCAGATCGTGGTGGGAGTCGACATGGGTGTCGCCGTGGCCCGGGAAGTGCTTGGCGCAGGCGGCGACCCCGCTGGACTGCAGGCCGCGTACCCAGGCGGTGGTGTGCCGGGACACCAGGGCGGCGTCGGCGCCGAAGGAGCGCACCCCGATCACCGGATTGTCCGGGTTGGAGTTCACGTCCGCGTCCGGGGCGTAGTTCAGGGTCACTCCGGCGGCGGCGAGTTCGGCGCCGAGATCACGGGCCACCTCCTCGGTCAGCGCCGGGTCGTCCACCATGCCGAGGGCCAGGTTACCCGGCCGGGAACTGCCCCGTACCCACTCGATCCGGGTGACGTCGCCGGCCTCCTCGTCGATCGCGACGATCACCTCCGGGCGTTCCGCCCGCAGGGCCGCGGTCAGCGCGCTGACCTGCTCCGGGTCTACGACGTTGCGGCTGAACAGGACGACCGAGCCGAGCCCCTCGCCGAGGAGGCGACGGACCCAGTCGGGCGGGACCGTCCCGACGAAACCGGGCTGCAGCACCGCGTTCGCCAGCGCCGCCAGGTTTCCGTTGGACGCCCTCATGCCTGCTCTCCTCCACTTCGTACCGTCACCCGACGGTTCAGCCATGGTCACACTCGCACCCGGGAATAGTCAATAAACCTTACAGTTGCCTTGGGAGCGCTGTCCGGCGAGAGTGCGGGGATGGAGCTGCTGCTGCTGAGCGACGCGACCAGCCCGGCCGACATCCCCGGCGTACGCCTGCTCGGCCTGGTGGTCGGCGGCCTGCTGTTGCTGCTGGCGATCCGGGCGATGTTCCGGCGCTGAACCGCCGGTGAGGTGGCCCGACCCCGGGAGCCGGTCCGGTTTCGGCATCAGGTCGCCCGGGTACCTGCGGCCCTCGATGAAACTGACCACGCACTCGATGTCGTTGCGCCGCGCGGCTCGCAGCCTGTTCGGTTGGAGCACCCTGCGGCCCAACCAGCTCGCCGCCATGCGGGCCGTGATGAAGCGCCGCGACGCACTGGTGGTCCTGCCCACCGGCGCCGGCAAGTCGGCGATCTACCAGATCCCGGCCAGCCTGATCCCCGGCCCCACCGTGGTGATCTCGCCCCTGCTGGCCCTGCAACAGGACCAGATCGCCGCGCTCAACGAGCGCCAGCGACCGGAGCTGCGGGCGGTACGGATCAGCTCGGACGAGTCGCCCAGCCAGCAGGCCGAGGCGATCGCGGAGATCCGGGACGGCCGGGCGGAGTTCCTGTTCATCACCCCGGAGCAGTTGGCCAACCCCGAGCGACTGGCCGAGGTGCGGGAGCTGAAGCCCGCCCTGGTCGCCATCGACGAGGCACACTGCATCTCCGCCTGGGGACACGACTTCCGCCCGGACTACCTGGCCCTGGGGCAGCTCATCGAGGGCCTGGGCCGCCCGCCGGTGGTGGCGCTGACCGCTACCGCCTCCCCACCGGTACGCGAGGACATCGTCGCCCGGCTCCGGCTGCGCGACCCGGAGATCGTGGTCTCCGGGTTGGACCGGCCGAACCTCTTCCTGGAGGTGGCGCACTGCCCGACCGAGGACTACCGGTGGCGGCGGCTGATCGCCC from Micromonospora sp. NBC_01739 includes:
- a CDS encoding glycoside hydrolase family 3 protein; translated protein: MRASNGNLAALANAVLQPGFVGTVPPDWVRRLLGEGLGSVVLFSRNVVDPEQVSALTAALRAERPEVIVAIDEEAGDVTRIEWVRGSSRPGNLALGMVDDPALTEEVARDLGAELAAAGVTLNYAPDADVNSNPDNPVIGVRSFGADAALVSRHTTAWVRGLQSSGVAACAKHFPGHGDTHVDSHHDLPRITADRARLAAVELAPFRAAVAAGVQAVMTGHLLVPALDPQLPATLSSRILGGLLREELGFQGVVVTDGMEMRAVSGRYGLPGAVVRALAAGADAICVGGEHADEQVVDQLREAIVGAVVSGELPEERLAEAAKRVGQLAAWTVAARTATVDGRNGSVEGRTGSGDGWAEGAGSRVGLAAARRAVRVTHTDGQRTLPLDGAAHVVEFAPPHHLAIGTDTPWGVATPLAELLPGTTGVRYTEEATPADPSAGAAGRPLVLVVRDLHRHSWMRAAVDRALATRPDAVVVELGVPALVTGPVHIATHGATRACGRAAAEVLSGVAGTPGW
- a CDS encoding cold-shock protein, yielding MAQGTVKWFNADKGFGFITVDGGGADVFVHFSAIQTSGYRSLEENQRVEFEIAQGQKGPQAEQVRPL
- a CDS encoding phage holin family protein, which encodes MADVANIRASHNGRTSHNGRTPHSGGEPSTAELVQRAAEQVSRLVRDELTLARAEVTEKGKRAGIGVGLLAGGGVFAFFGLTALITTAILLLALVLPAWAAALIVGVVMFPIAGVLALIGRRELRRAVPPVPQATVRSLRADVDVVSAAVRDRGRA
- a CDS encoding DUF1206 domain-containing protein, whose protein sequence is MSLTRNAEATAARTADSRWLELLARAGFIGYGIVHLLFGWLVLQLAFGKSADDGDQSGALRTLAAQPMGKFLVVAIAVGMLAMAIWQALEAAVGHHAAQGNDRTKERVVSAARTVIYLWLAWTAWKVFSNANSDSASQQEELTARMMESTGGRWLVGLAGLVLAGIGVGMVIYGAKKKFMKRLKTGEMNARTTQLARRLGMAGYISRGSAFAVTGLLVVLAAVNYDPEKARGLDAALRTLRDQPFGTILLLLIGLGIAAFGVYCFLQSRYRKV
- a CDS encoding mechanosensitive ion channel family protein, which translates into the protein MHSYLVTVVAALAAAATAVVVVEVVHRLIKRWGRRSVLLTELAEHAHRAAQVAATVLAVQFAIRFSTGYAVGTAWRQVLLHLLVLAVIAATAWLVTSLLVVVEDTALARFRVDVPDNRQARRVRTQVVMLRRVTIVVIVILTVGVMLMTFPAVRGIGAGVLTSAGVVGIVAALAAQSLLGNLFAGLQLAFSDAVRLDDVVVVEGEWGRIEELTLTYVVVQIWDDRRLILPTSYFISTPFQNWTRTEAAVLGTAEFEVDWSVPVQAMREELRRLVEGTELWDGRVCVLQVTDATGGMIKIRALVSAGSAGALWDLRCLVREHLVAWVRDHRPTAMPRLRAEVGDGAGTLPWQWVRPARAPRRHAEVPDDARLFGGSDDGEARSEAFVGPEEPAQARH
- a CDS encoding DUF3618 domain-containing protein, giving the protein MTRNGSGDTEALREEIQRTRVELGETMEALAAKADIKKRLKSSADQTRERVRDQAAVTVARMRAQTGMRRDATTGSARSGPAPFLALAAGAVVAAVILAIIQGRRG
- a CDS encoding DUF4235 domain-containing protein, whose translation is MSNTIGKAAYRPVGVLMGLAAGALAGVIFRQVWKMTAGDGEAPNPTDEDRRWAEILAAAALQGAIFSVVRAAVDRGGAVGVRRLTGSWPD